In the Mytilus galloprovincialis chromosome 10, xbMytGall1.hap1.1, whole genome shotgun sequence genome, one interval contains:
- the LOC143047248 gene encoding uncharacterized protein LOC143047248 isoform X1 yields the protein MPFPDNFHSQKTFNSSEQVVPYTALEGMMKADLPNEKGAAEHSHDKNSMECSDVKIEVSSKHQPTYNSCDLIEDDKDVLQLETETQQDVSDSLHPKEYSSNMDQDKNNNVCSDDFSLDLDGDSNQHDPKQHQYPSGSGTQPWCPTFSVPLDTGDTDMGYSSHSACSSCQQGSQTDSGQNINFTDVEYAEDCFDGDDEMEDLLFHFDRFFRNRYEELLTEQGMHVRQIIKKAAKSYDDKCCIADTDPSSVEVTDKATQTVVVEKFSLPPIIIEDSSCQALERLEDHNKIPTKSLPLDQPGTACLSKDKQFLKILSLTCAVSNLLHRKEYKT from the exons ATGCCCTTTCCTGACAACTTTCATTCACAGAAAACATTTAACAG TTCAGAACAAGTTGTACCATACACTGCGTTAGAAGGAATGATGAAGGCAGATTTACCTAATGAAAAGGGTGCTGCAGAACACTCGCATGACAAGAATTCAATGGAATGTAGTGATGTAAAG ATAGAGGTAAGCAGTAAACACCAACCAACTTATAACTCATGTGATTTAATTGAAGATGATAAGGATGTTTTACAGCTTGAAACAGAGACTCAACAAGATGTGTCTGATAGTTTACATCCAAAAGAG tATTCTTCAAACATGGACCAAGACAAAAACAACAATGTATGTTCTGATGACTTTAGTTTAGATCTTGATGGGGATTCTAATCAACATGATCCAAAACAGCACCAATACCCAAGTGGGTCAGGGACACAGCCATGGTGTCCAACATTCTCTGTACCATTAGATACTGGAGATACAGATATGGGATATTCTAGTCATAGTGCATGCAGTAGCTGTCAACAGGGCTCACAG aCAGACAGTGGACAGAATATAAATTTCACAGATGTTGAGTATGCTGAAGACTGTTTTGATGGGGATGATGAAATGGAAGATTTACTGTTtcattttg atagattCTTTAGGAATAGATATGAGGAACTTTTAACTGAACAAGGGATGCATGTTAGACAAATCATTAAGAAAGCAGCCAAAAGCTATGATGATAAATGTTGTATAGCAGACACAGATCCCAGTTCTGTTGAG GTGACCGATAAAGCAACACAAACAGTTGTGGTGGAAAAATTTAGTCTACCACCAATCATTATTGAGGATTCCTCTTGTCAAG CATTAGAAAGATTAGAAGACCATAACAAAATACCTACCAA ATCATTACCTTTGGACCAGCCAGGAACAGCATGTTTATCAAAAGACAAACAGTTTCTTAAAATACTGTCTCTTACATGTGCAGTGTCAAATCTGTTACATAGAAAAGAATATAAAAcgtag
- the LOC143047248 gene encoding uncharacterized protein LOC143047248 isoform X2 has translation MPFPDNFHSQKTFNSSEQVVPYTALEGMMKADLPNEKGAAEHSHDKNSMECSDVKIEVSSKHQPTYNSCDLIEDDKDVLQLETETQQDVSDSLHPKEYSSNMDQDKNNNVCSDDFSLDLDGDSNQHDPKQHQYPSGSGTQPWCPTFSVPLDTGDTDMGYSSHSACSSCQQGSQTDSGQNINFTDVEYAEDCFDGDDEMEDLLFHFDRFFRNRYEELLTEQGMHVRQIIKKAAKSYDDKCCIADTDPSSVEVTDKATQTVVVEKFSLPPIIIEDSSCQALERLEDHNKIPTK, from the exons ATGCCCTTTCCTGACAACTTTCATTCACAGAAAACATTTAACAG TTCAGAACAAGTTGTACCATACACTGCGTTAGAAGGAATGATGAAGGCAGATTTACCTAATGAAAAGGGTGCTGCAGAACACTCGCATGACAAGAATTCAATGGAATGTAGTGATGTAAAG ATAGAGGTAAGCAGTAAACACCAACCAACTTATAACTCATGTGATTTAATTGAAGATGATAAGGATGTTTTACAGCTTGAAACAGAGACTCAACAAGATGTGTCTGATAGTTTACATCCAAAAGAG tATTCTTCAAACATGGACCAAGACAAAAACAACAATGTATGTTCTGATGACTTTAGTTTAGATCTTGATGGGGATTCTAATCAACATGATCCAAAACAGCACCAATACCCAAGTGGGTCAGGGACACAGCCATGGTGTCCAACATTCTCTGTACCATTAGATACTGGAGATACAGATATGGGATATTCTAGTCATAGTGCATGCAGTAGCTGTCAACAGGGCTCACAG aCAGACAGTGGACAGAATATAAATTTCACAGATGTTGAGTATGCTGAAGACTGTTTTGATGGGGATGATGAAATGGAAGATTTACTGTTtcattttg atagattCTTTAGGAATAGATATGAGGAACTTTTAACTGAACAAGGGATGCATGTTAGACAAATCATTAAGAAAGCAGCCAAAAGCTATGATGATAAATGTTGTATAGCAGACACAGATCCCAGTTCTGTTGAG GTGACCGATAAAGCAACACAAACAGTTGTGGTGGAAAAATTTAGTCTACCACCAATCATTATTGAGGATTCCTCTTGTCAAG CATTAGAAAGATTAGAAGACCATAACAAAATACCTACCAAGTAA